The genomic segment AGGTGAGGGTTCCCTTTCCCCCTCTGGATCGATTGGTGCCGGATCACGTCAGGGGATTCGAGGCCTATATACCCAGTCGTCCCGACGACGTCCTATGTCGTCTGTATCGTTGCGAGAGGCTCCACAGGCTAAACAACAACGAAAATCCGCTGGGCCCTCCCGAGGCGGCGAGGAAAGTGTTGGACGACTGGCCCCCTTCGGATGCCTCGATCTATCCCAGCGGCGACGCCTATCACCTCCGCTGCCGTCTGGGAGAGAGGCTGGGGCTGGATCCGGACTGTTTCATCGTGGGCAACGGCGCCAACGAGGTGATAGCCTTCGTCATCAAGGCCTTCTGTCAGGAGGGGGACAATATCGTCACGGTCGACAGGACCTTCGCCGTCTACGAGTGGGTGGCCCAGTTCTCCGGCTTCGAGGCGAGGGTGCTTCCGCTTAAGGACGATCGTTTCGACGGCGAGGCCATGCTCGCTGCGATGGACGAGAGGACCAAGGTCCTCTTCCTGTGTAATCCCAACAATCCCACCGGGACCTACTGGTCCGAGGACGAGCTCAGGTCCTTTCTGGACAGGGTGAACGGCCGGTGCATAGTCGTGGTGGACGAGGCCTACATGGAGTTCGTCGAGGCATCCGACTTTCCCAGGACAGTCTCCATGCTGGACGATTACCCCAACCTGGTGGTGTTTCGCACCTTCTCCAAGATGTACGGTCTGGCCGGACTCCGCATCGGCTATCTGTTCGGCGACAGGAGGGTGGTGGACGATATCCGGAGGACCTGCGTGGTCTACTCGGTGAACGGTCCGGCCCAGGTGGCGGCTATAGCTGCCCTGTCCGACGACGGACCCCATATAGAGGCCACCAGAAAGATGTGTCGCGAGGCCCGGGAATATCTACTGGAGGAACTGGCCGACATGGGGCTACCCCACACCGCGAGGGAGGGTAACTTCGCCGTTGCGTCCCTTCCCATGAGCGATACCCTGGCATACAGAAAACTGATGCGGAGGGGTATAATGATACGTTCCATGACGGGCTTTCGGGCTCCCAATCAGATAAGGGTAACCCTTTCGACCTTGCCTGTGATGGAGGAGTTTGTGAAGGCTTTAAGGGGGATAATAACTTGACGAGGAGGTGTATGGCTTGTCGGATAGACCGGAGATAAGAATAAGACGACTGGAAAAGAGCTCGGCCGGAGAGGTTCCGAATCTCTACAGGGCCATATACGGCGACGATTTCCCGGCACCGGTGGTCTACGATTCCGAGGCGATTCTCAAGGCCGACAGAGAGGGCGATCAGGTTACTTTGCTGGCCTTTTCCGGGGGTCGGGTGATCGGACAGGCAGTCGCGTCCAGGTCCGCATGGAACCCCGGCCTCTACGAGCTCATGGGGCTCATGGTTCTGCCCGAGTTCAGGTCCTCTCCTGCGGCTTCTATGCTTGCGAAGGCTATCACAGACGAGATTTTGCCCTCTCTGGGATGGGAGGCCCGCTATACCGAGAGCACCACGGCACATGACCGTTCTCAGAGGATCGATCTTCGAATGGGGCACCGTCACTGCGCTTTGGCTCTGGATCTTCTTCCCGGAAGGGCCTACGGTCACGACGAGCTGTTCTCCGTCTCCGGCAGGGTGAGCTGTGTCATGAGCTTCATGGAGAGACCGGGGCTCCCTCCTTTCGAATCGGTTTTACCCATCGGATATGCCTCGGCTATCGAGGCATTGGCCGAGGGTTTCCCCAGGACGTTCCGACGGGACGACTGTTTCCCGAAAGGGGAAGCCTGCCTCAGGTCTGCCGTTTTTCCTGTAGCCGGAGTGGCTTACACCACTGTGACCGATTTGGGCGAAAACCTGGCCGACAAGATGGAGGAATCTCTGGAGGAGATGGGAGATCTGGACGCGATCATGTTGCAGATGCCCCTCCTCCCGGGTATCGACCGATCGGTGGAGGTCGTTCGAGAGATGGGATTTCGCCTGGGGGGCTATCTTCCACGATGGTTCCAGGGGGCGGACGGCATTCTGCTTCAGAGAACCGGCGAGCCTAAGTGGGAGGAGATAAAGGTGCTCCCACCGCGGGGCACGATGTTGATGGATCTGGTCAGATCCGACCGGGAGGGATCGCTTTGATAGGCACTCTCTGTTCCGCCGGGGCGATGGTCACGGTCACGGCGGAGATACTTTCCCGATATTCCTACAGACACCGTTACGGCATACCCTACAGACCCAGGATCTACGGCGACTACAGATACAGGGATTTCGTCGTGAAGGACGACGGACCTCTGAACAGCAGGCTTCTGAGGGGATACCGTTCACGATGCGTCTCCATAAACCGTTGGGGCCTGAGAGGGCCTGAACCCCTGGAGGGCAGAAAAAAGCTGGTCGTCATAGGCGAATCGGAGATCTTCGGCGTGAAGCTCTCTCGGGAGGACATGGTCTGGCGCAAGGTGCTGCAGAACTCGTTGGACCGGAGTCGTCCGGGACGGTGGGAGGTCATAAACGGCGGCCATCCGGGCTACTCGTCGGAGCAGCATCGGCTTTTGTGGGATGGCGAGCTGATCGAGTCGATTCGACCGGACGTGGTGTTGTTGCGCTTCGGAGGCAACGACCTGTCCATGGCCTACGCCATGGGGCGGAGGTGGAACAGGGAAAGTCGCTGGCCTATAAAATTTCTATGGGGCATGAACTCCGCCCAGACACCTCTTCAGATTGCCATGATGCACAGCTGTCTCTATTATCAGGGGAAGGGGCGGGATTTCTACAGGAGGGCCTTCGGAGACGTCCTCAAGACCTTCCCCGAGGAGAAGCGGAACGAGGCCCTGGCGGTGGTCATGGACAATCACCGAAAAATCCTGAAGATAGCCGAGGCGTCGGGAGCCAAGGTGGCGGTCCTATCCGCCGCCGGATTGGAGCAGTGTCTCAGGGACGGGGAGGACAAGGGGCCTCTCGATGCCCTCAACGAAAACTGGAGGGCCTTCTCCGAGGGGTACGGTCCCACCCTGGACATATGCCAGGACCTCCTGAGGGACGATTTTTGTTCCGATGCCGGAATCCCTTTTTTGGACCTGAGGGAGCACCTTTCCCGGAGGGAGGATCTGGGAACGCTTTATTTCGACGGGGTCCACTGGAACGACAGGGGACACGCCGCCGTCGCGGAATACATGGAAAAGGCCCTGGAAGACCTGGGATGGCTCGACCTGGACCGTTGAATAAGGAGGAAAAAAGAGATGAGCAGAGCGGATATAGAGCTTAAGGTACGTCAGGCTGTGGCCACCGAGCTGGGCATGTCGGTGGAGGACATCCCGGCGGACGGCGATCTGGAGGCCCTCGGGGCCGATTCGATGAACGTGGTGGACATAGTGATGGAGCTGGAGGACGCCTACGGCCTCGAGGTTCCCGAGGAGGCCATGGAGGCGGTCAAACTTGTATCGGACCTAACCAACTACGTGGCGGCCCGGGTTTCGTGATATGAGAGGCCCCTTGGTCGCCGGGATCTCGGTGCCCAGGATCGAGGGTATGGCCAAGATCCGAGGCGAGGAACGCTACGCCTCGGACATAACCGGGCCTGGAATCCTATGGGCGGTAGCCCGCCGTGCCGGAACTCCATCGGGGATCCTACGATCTCTGGGGGGCGAGCCGGCCTCGATGGATGGGGTCGTAGCCTTCTGTAAGGCCGATTCGATAGGGGGAGAGAACCTCCTGGGGATACTGGAGCCGGATCAGCCGGTCCTGGTCCCTCTGGGAGGGAGGATAAGATATTGCGGAGACCCTGTCGCCGTGGTCGTTGCCGACACCAAAGAGAGGGCCGAGGCGGCCGCCAGGGCTTTGACCGTGGAGATCGACCCCCTTCCGGCGGTCTTCGATCCCCTGGAGGCCCTGTCCCCTGAGGCTCCCGTTCTCTATCCCGGCAGAGAGGGCGGCAATCTCCTGGCGTCGGGATGGGTCAGAAGAGGAGACGTCAAGTCGGTGTTGGAGGACTGCGATCTGGTGGAGGAGGACGTCTTTCGTTTCCCCATGCAGGAACACGCCTATCTGGAGACCGAGTCGGGGGTGGCCCTCTACGATGGAGACAATCTGGAGATGGAGGTGTCCACCCAGAATCCCTGGAGGGACAGGGACGAACTGTCCAGGGCTCTCGGCCTTCCCAGGGATAGGATAAGGGTCAAGGCCCCTTGTCTGGGCGGCGGCTTCGGAGGAAAGGACGGAGTGGTGATCCAGGGACTTCTCGGTGTCGCAGCCATGGCCTGCTCGGGCCGGACGGTGAAGATGGTCTTCTCCCGGGAGGAGAGCTTTCTCTGTTCTCCCAAGAGGCACTCCTCTGTGACCGAGATGACCTTGGGTTGCTCCTCCGACGGGACTATCAGGGCCATAAGGTGTCGCTTCACCCTGGACTCTGGAGCCTATGCGTCCATGTCCGTTCCGGTGCTCACCAACGGTCTGGACCACTGCTGCGGAGGTTATCGGTTCGAGGCGGTGGATCTGGAGGGTCGGGCGGTCTACACCAACAACCCTTTCGGAGGGGCCTTTCGAGCCTTCGGTGCCCCTCAGGTGATGGGTGCTCTGGAGCAGCTGGTGGACCGTCTAGCCAAGAGGCTCGAAGCGGATCCTTTGGAGTTTCGAAAAAAGAACGGCCTGGTTCGGGGCGATATGAACGGTTCCGGCGTGGTCCTCACCTCCACGGTAGGGGCCGTCCCCTGTCTGGACCGAGCTCTGGAACAGGAGATATGGAGATCCAGAGAGGAATGGCGAAACTCCGCACCGGAGGGCAAGGCTCGTTCCACCGGAGTTGCCCTGATATGTCACGGTCAGGGCTTCGGCCCGGGTATACCGGATTTCGCCAACGCCAGAATAGAGCTGACCGGGGAGGGGCGTTTCAGGCTCTACTCGGGAATACCCGATATGGGGCAGGGCAACGGTTCCACCTACGTCCACCTTGCGGGAGAATCTCTGTGTCAGGAGCGGGATAGATTCGACCTCGTACAGCCCGACACGGACAGGAGCCTCCGCTCCGGCCCTGCTGCCGCCAGCCGCACCACCTACATATACGGCAGGGCCCTCCTTTCCGCGGTGGACGAGCTGAAGAGACGCATGTACGTGAAGGCCGGAATGGTCCTAGGAGCGAGGGAGGACGATCTTGCCCTCCTTCCCGGCAGGGTGAGATGTTTTTCCTCCGGTAGGGAACTGCCCCTGGAGGTCCTCGCAGGTTTTATGGAGCCTCCGGAACGCTGCTTCGTGGCGGGGAGCTTGGCTCCGGTCTCCTTCCCTGGGCCGGAGACGGATTATGGTCCGAAAAGCTCCGGTTTCCCTCACTGTATCTTCTCCTGGGCGGTGCACGTCGCCAGGGTCGAGGTGGATCTCTTAACCGGCCAGGTGTCGGTTCCCCGTTATCTGGCGGTCACGGAGGCCGGGCGGGTGGTGAACCCTCAGATGTACCGTCAGCAGATAGAGGGCGGCGTAGCCCAGGGACTGGGATACGCCCTTTTCGAGGATTTCTCCGTTAAAAACGGCGAGGTTACGTCGAAGGATCTCTCCACCTACATAGTGCCCACCTCCATGGACCTTCCCGAGGTGGAATGTCTGGCTGTGGAGCTGGACGAGCCCTCCGGACCGAAGGGGCTGAAGGGATTGGGGGAGCTTCCTCTGATAGGGCCTCTCCCTGCTGTGGCGAACGGTCTGGCCCATATATGCGGCCCTCTGACAGTCTCTCCCTTCACCGCCGAGAGGGTGTTTTTCTCTTTGTCCGGAGGTGCGAGAGATGAAGATAGCGTTTAACCTGAACGGAGAACCCCTCTCCATGGATCTGTCCGGGGACGAAAGAGTTCTGGATATCCTGAGGGAGAGGGTTGGGATACCGTCCTGTCGGGAAGGGTGCGGTACAGGAGAGTGCGGAGCCTGCACCGTTCTGGTGGACGGGGAGAGTCGTCTGTCCTGTCTCATGGTCTCCGCTCAGCTGGACGGGAAAACCGTCACCACAGTGGAGGGGGTCAGAGACCTCCCCAGGTGGGCGCCCCTTTTCGATTCCTTCGATCGTCTGGGAGCGGTCCAGTGCGGCTACTGCACTCCCGGCATGGTGCTGGCCGCCGTCGACCTTCTGACCAGGAATCCCGATCCCTCCAGAGACGAGGTCAGAGTCGCCCTGAGCGGCAACATCTGCCGTTGCACCGGCTACAGGGCCATAGTCGACGCCGTCATGGAGGGGGCAGAGATAATGAGGGGGCTCCCCTCGTGACGGTATACAGTCCGATCACCGTCGGAGAGGCCCTGGAATGCCTGTCCGGCGGGGCTATCCCCATGGCGGGAGGCACGGATCTTTCGTTAAGGCTCCGATCCTCGGAAAAACGTCCCGATCTTGTCCTGCTCGACCGGATCGAGAGCATGAAATGGATCTCTCTCAGGGGAGACTATCTGGCTTTAGGGGCCTGTGCCACCTGGCAGAGGGTGATAGACAGCCCTCTCATAGCCGATGAGGTGCCCCTGTTGGCCATGGTCGCTTTCTCCGTGGGAGGTCCGGCCCTGCGTCACATGGGGACGGTGGGGGGGAATATATGTACGGCCTCTCCCGGGGCGGACGGCCTCTGTTCTCTCTGGGCACTGGGGGCTGAGGTCTGTATAAGGTCGGTCGACTCGGCCAGGTCCTTGTCTATAGACGATTTCATATTGGGACCGGGAAAGACCGCCCTGGAGCCGGGGGAGCTCCTGACGGAGATACTGGTTCCCCTGAGCCCCGGATGGCGTCCTTTTTTCCGTAAAGACGGCCTTCGGAGGGCCATGGCCATATCTGTGGGGTCCTGTGCGGCCATATGGAAACCCTCGGAGGACGGTGGGTCCGTGGAGGAGATACGGATGGTCCTGGGCTCCATGGGGCCGGTTCCGGTCAGGTCGCTTAGTGCCGAGACCGCCATGGCTGGAGCGAGCCTCTCCGACGAGGGGCTTTTTCGGTCCGCAGGAGATATGCTGAGCTCCGAGGTAAAACCTATAGACGACATTCGGGCGTCCAGGGCCTACCGGGTGGAGTTGGCGAGGAATTATCCTATGATCTTCAGGTCGTCCGCCGTCGTGGCCGATGTATAATCCTTGTCGGGAGGGATTTCATATGACGTTGAACTTTTCGGTTGACCGAGACTCCTTGGTTGAGACGGTCTGGGACGAGATAACCGAGGGGGTTACCCTGACCGACCGATCCGGGACCATCCTGGCGGTCAACAGGGCTTTCTCCGCCATAACAGGCTACGAGGCTCCCGAGGCGGTGGGGCGGAACCCCAGGATATTGAAGTCCCAGCATCACGACGACCATTTCTACAGGAACATGTGGCGGTCCATAAAGGACGAAGGACGATGGGAGGGGGAGATCTGGAACCGTCGCAAGGACGGAGAGATCTATCCCGAGTGGCTCTCCATAAAGAGACTCTCCGGCTCGGACGGTTCGATATATTACATGGCTGTCTTCTCCGATCTGTCCAGGATGAAGTCGATGAAGGAGGGCAAGTCCTTTCACGGCGCCAAGGATGCCCTGACCGGCCTGCCCGATCGTTTCGTCCTTATGGAACGGCTCTCGGCGTCGCTGGCCCGGGGAGAGAGGCAGGGCGAATCGGTAGGGCTGATAGTGCTGAACCTGAACCGCTTCAAAGACGTCAACGACGGCTTCGGCTATCTGGTGGGCGACAAGGTCCTGAGACATATAGGAGATCGTTTCCGGTCCATCGTGAAGGACCACGAGCTGGTGGCCCGGGTCGGCAGCGACGAGTTTGCCTTCGTTATTCCTCAGAACGGGAAATCCGACAGGATACGGACGGTTCTACGCTCGATCGGCGAGGTGTTCCGCAGCCCCATCTCCATCTCCGATGCGGAGCTCAATATTTCGGTCAGCGTGGGGGTCAGCGTATTCCCCGACGACGCTGCCAACGGAGACGAGATGATAAGAAACGCCGGGCTGGCCATGCACAGGGTAAAGAGAGAGGCCTTACTTGGAGGTTTCGCCCTGTACAACGACGAGATGGACCGCGACGCACGCCGCAGGGCCGCCCTTGAGCAGGAGATGAGGCTCGCCATGGATCGAGGCGAGTTCTTTTTGCAATATCAGCCTCAGGTCCTCATGGGAGGATCGGAGATCGTCGGGGTGGAGGCCCTGGTGAGGTGGAGGAAGTCGGACGGAGAGGTGGTCTCTCCCGGAGAGTTCATCTCCCTGGCGGAGGAGACGGGGATAATGATCCCTCTGGGGAGATGGATACTGGAAGAGGCCTGTCGTCAGGGGGTTCTCTGGGAGAGTGCGGGATTTTACCTGAAGATGTCGGTGAACGTTTCGCCGGTGCAGATATACGGAGACGACCTCTACGAAGCCGTGGCCTCCGTTTTAAAGGAGACGGGGTTCCCGGCGGAGCGGCTTACCCTGGAGATAACTGAAAATACCTTGAAGGACAACGGCGGCTATCTTCTCGACATATTCGACAGAATAAAGGAGCTCGGCGTAAAAGTCGCCATAGACGATTTTGGAACGGGCTATGCCTCTTTCGACTTTATAAGGAACTTCCCCTTCTACGGCATAAAGATAGACCGCTCCTTCGTGTTGGATCTGGAGCGGT from the Dethiosulfovibrio russensis genome contains:
- the hisC gene encoding histidinol-phosphate transaminase — its product is MRVPFPPLDRLVPDHVRGFEAYIPSRPDDVLCRLYRCERLHRLNNNENPLGPPEAARKVLDDWPPSDASIYPSGDAYHLRCRLGERLGLDPDCFIVGNGANEVIAFVIKAFCQEGDNIVTVDRTFAVYEWVAQFSGFEARVLPLKDDRFDGEAMLAAMDERTKVLFLCNPNNPTGTYWSEDELRSFLDRVNGRCIVVVDEAYMEFVEASDFPRTVSMLDDYPNLVVFRTFSKMYGLAGLRIGYLFGDRRVVDDIRRTCVVYSVNGPAQVAAIAALSDDGPHIEATRKMCREAREYLLEELADMGLPHTAREGNFAVASLPMSDTLAYRKLMRRGIMIRSMTGFRAPNQIRVTLSTLPVMEEFVKALRGIIT
- a CDS encoding GNAT family N-acetyltransferase codes for the protein MSDRPEIRIRRLEKSSAGEVPNLYRAIYGDDFPAPVVYDSEAILKADREGDQVTLLAFSGGRVIGQAVASRSAWNPGLYELMGLMVLPEFRSSPAASMLAKAITDEILPSLGWEARYTESTTAHDRSQRIDLRMGHRHCALALDLLPGRAYGHDELFSVSGRVSCVMSFMERPGLPPFESVLPIGYASAIEALAEGFPRTFRRDDCFPKGEACLRSAVFPVAGVAYTTVTDLGENLADKMEESLEEMGDLDAIMLQMPLLPGIDRSVEVVREMGFRLGGYLPRWFQGADGILLQRTGEPKWEEIKVLPPRGTMLMDLVRSDREGSL
- a CDS encoding SGNH/GDSL hydrolase family protein, whose product is MIGTLCSAGAMVTVTAEILSRYSYRHRYGIPYRPRIYGDYRYRDFVVKDDGPLNSRLLRGYRSRCVSINRWGLRGPEPLEGRKKLVVIGESEIFGVKLSREDMVWRKVLQNSLDRSRPGRWEVINGGHPGYSSEQHRLLWDGELIESIRPDVVLLRFGGNDLSMAYAMGRRWNRESRWPIKFLWGMNSAQTPLQIAMMHSCLYYQGKGRDFYRRAFGDVLKTFPEEKRNEALAVVMDNHRKILKIAEASGAKVAVLSAAGLEQCLRDGEDKGPLDALNENWRAFSEGYGPTLDICQDLLRDDFCSDAGIPFLDLREHLSRREDLGTLYFDGVHWNDRGHAAVAEYMEKALEDLGWLDLDR
- a CDS encoding acyl carrier protein, giving the protein MSRADIELKVRQAVATELGMSVEDIPADGDLEALGADSMNVVDIVMELEDAYGLEVPEEAMEAVKLVSDLTNYVAARVS
- a CDS encoding xanthine dehydrogenase family protein molybdopterin-binding subunit, whose amino-acid sequence is MRGPLVAGISVPRIEGMAKIRGEERYASDITGPGILWAVARRAGTPSGILRSLGGEPASMDGVVAFCKADSIGGENLLGILEPDQPVLVPLGGRIRYCGDPVAVVVADTKERAEAAARALTVEIDPLPAVFDPLEALSPEAPVLYPGREGGNLLASGWVRRGDVKSVLEDCDLVEEDVFRFPMQEHAYLETESGVALYDGDNLEMEVSTQNPWRDRDELSRALGLPRDRIRVKAPCLGGGFGGKDGVVIQGLLGVAAMACSGRTVKMVFSREESFLCSPKRHSSVTEMTLGCSSDGTIRAIRCRFTLDSGAYASMSVPVLTNGLDHCCGGYRFEAVDLEGRAVYTNNPFGGAFRAFGAPQVMGALEQLVDRLAKRLEADPLEFRKKNGLVRGDMNGSGVVLTSTVGAVPCLDRALEQEIWRSREEWRNSAPEGKARSTGVALICHGQGFGPGIPDFANARIELTGEGRFRLYSGIPDMGQGNGSTYVHLAGESLCQERDRFDLVQPDTDRSLRSGPAAASRTTYIYGRALLSAVDELKRRMYVKAGMVLGAREDDLALLPGRVRCFSSGRELPLEVLAGFMEPPERCFVAGSLAPVSFPGPETDYGPKSSGFPHCIFSWAVHVARVEVDLLTGQVSVPRYLAVTEAGRVVNPQMYRQQIEGGVAQGLGYALFEDFSVKNGEVTSKDLSTYIVPTSMDLPEVECLAVELDEPSGPKGLKGLGELPLIGPLPAVANGLAHICGPLTVSPFTAERVFFSLSGGARDEDSV
- a CDS encoding (2Fe-2S)-binding protein — translated: MKIAFNLNGEPLSMDLSGDERVLDILRERVGIPSCREGCGTGECGACTVLVDGESRLSCLMVSAQLDGKTVTTVEGVRDLPRWAPLFDSFDRLGAVQCGYCTPGMVLAAVDLLTRNPDPSRDEVRVALSGNICRCTGYRAIVDAVMEGAEIMRGLPS
- a CDS encoding FAD binding domain-containing protein; protein product: MTVYSPITVGEALECLSGGAIPMAGGTDLSLRLRSSEKRPDLVLLDRIESMKWISLRGDYLALGACATWQRVIDSPLIADEVPLLAMVAFSVGGPALRHMGTVGGNICTASPGADGLCSLWALGAEVCIRSVDSARSLSIDDFILGPGKTALEPGELLTEILVPLSPGWRPFFRKDGLRRAMAISVGSCAAIWKPSEDGGSVEEIRMVLGSMGPVPVRSLSAETAMAGASLSDEGLFRSAGDMLSSEVKPIDDIRASRAYRVELARNYPMIFRSSAVVADV
- a CDS encoding putative bifunctional diguanylate cyclase/phosphodiesterase, with the protein product MTLNFSVDRDSLVETVWDEITEGVTLTDRSGTILAVNRAFSAITGYEAPEAVGRNPRILKSQHHDDHFYRNMWRSIKDEGRWEGEIWNRRKDGEIYPEWLSIKRLSGSDGSIYYMAVFSDLSRMKSMKEGKSFHGAKDALTGLPDRFVLMERLSASLARGERQGESVGLIVLNLNRFKDVNDGFGYLVGDKVLRHIGDRFRSIVKDHELVARVGSDEFAFVIPQNGKSDRIRTVLRSIGEVFRSPISISDAELNISVSVGVSVFPDDAANGDEMIRNAGLAMHRVKREALLGGFALYNDEMDRDARRRAALEQEMRLAMDRGEFFLQYQPQVLMGGSEIVGVEALVRWRKSDGEVVSPGEFISLAEETGIMIPLGRWILEEACRQGVLWESAGFYLKMSVNVSPVQIYGDDLYEAVASVLKETGFPAERLTLEITENTLKDNGGYLLDIFDRIKELGVKVAIDDFGTGYASFDFIRNFPFYGIKIDRSFVLDLERSPRSAAVANSVIAMARNMARAVVVEGVETESQLFHIGGDKTDLIIQGFVYSRPLNPEKLPDFVESLRPPVS